The following DNA comes from Hahella chejuensis KCTC 2396.
CGCTTTCACCGAGCCCATGGCGTTGCGCTCAATGCAGGGCACCTGCACCAGTCCGCCAATTGGATCGCAGGTCAGGCCAAGGTTATGCTCCATGCCGACTTCCGCGGCGTTCTCCACCTGCTGAGGCGTTCCGCCGAGCACTTCCGCCAACGCGCCTGCCGCCATGGAGCAGGCCACGCCCACTTCGCCCTGACAGCCGACTTCGGCGCCGGAAATGGAAGCGCCTTCTTTGTACAGCACGCCGATAGCAGCCGCTGTCAGCAGGAAACGCACGATGCCGTCTTCATTGGCGCCGCCAACGAACCGATCATAATAGTGCAATACCGCAGGAATGATGCCTGCCGCACCGTTGGTCGGCGCCGTCACCACTCTGCCGCCGGCGGCGTTTTCTTCATTCACCGCGAGCGCATACAGATTCACCCAGTCAAGAACGTTGAGCGGGTCCTTCATGGCTGACTCCGGCCGTCTGGACAGCGCGCGATGCAGTTCCGCCGCGCGACGCTTCACTTTCAGACCACCAGGCAAAATGCCCTCTTTACGGCAGCCGTTCTCCACGCAATCCTGCATTACCTGCCAGATGCGCAGCAGACCCTTGCGCACTTCTTCTTCACTGCGCCAGGTCTTTTCGTTCTCCATCATGATGCGGCTGATGCTGTAACCGGTGGCGCGACAGTGCTCCAGCAACTGCGCCGCCGTGCGGAAGGCATATGGCAGCGGCGTGGTGTCAGGGACGATCTTGTCTTCGCCCACCGCGTCCTCGTCCAGAACGAAGCCGCCGCCGACGGAATAATAGGTCCGCGTCCGCAGGGCCACCGCACCATGGTTAAACGCCGTAAAACGCATGCCGTTGGGGTGATAAGGCAAGGTGGCGCGCTTGTTCATCAGCAGATGTTCTTTCTCCACGAAATCGACTTCGTGCAGACCCAGCAGACGAATGCGGCGACGGGTGCGAATGCGTTCGATCTTCGCCTCCACGTCATCCGTATCGACATCTTCCGGGGTTTCCCCCTCCAGCCCCAGCATCACCGCTTTATCGGAGCCGTGCCCCTTACCGGTGGCGGCCAGAGAGCCAAATAATTCCGCCTTGATGGTGATTACCTGCTCCAGCAGGCTGTCCCGTTGCAATCCCTGCAAGAATTGACGCACCGCCTTCATAGGCCCCACGGTATGGGAGCTGGAAGGGCCGATGCCTATTTTGAGTAAATCAAAAACGCTTACAGCCATAAATCATCACTCGCAACGGAGCCGTGAAATCTTGAGAAACCCGCCCGCTAAGCGGACGGAGAGGCCGGAGCGCCTCACAGGGCGGCTCCGGATTTGGCGTTGGCGCGGTAGACAGGGAAGTCGCGGCAGATGCTCAGCACCTTCTCACGGACTTTCTCTACGACGCTTTCATCGCCCATATTGTCCAGCACATCGCAAATCCAGTTCGCCAGCTCTACGACTTCTTTTTCTTTAAAGCCGCGAGTGGTGACGCCTGGCGTCCCGATGCGCAGACCGGAAGTTACGAACGGCGACTGCGGATCATTCGGCACCGTATTCTTGTTAACGGTAATGTAAGCCCGACCCAATGCGGCGTCGGCGTCTTTACCGGTTACGCCCTTATCGATCAGGTCGATCAGGAAAAGGTGGTTATCCGTACCGCCGCTGACGACTTTGTAGCCGCGCGCCTTCACAGCGTCCGCCATGGCTCTGGCGTTATTCACGACCTGCTGCTGATAGTCGCGGAACGCCGGCTCCAACGCCTCTTTAAACGCTACCGCCTTCGCTGCGATTACGTGCATCAGAGGACCGCCCTGAATGCCAGGGAAAATCAAAGATTGCAGTTTCTTCTCAATCTCTGGGTTGGATTTCGCCAAAATCAGACCGCCGCGTGGGCCGCGCAAGGTTTTGTGCGTGGTAGTCGTGGTGACGTCGGCGATTTGCACCGGGCTTGGATACAGACCCGCCGCGACAAGACCCGCGACGTGCGCCATATCAACGATCAGGTACGCGCCAACACTGTCCGCAATGTCACGGAAACGCTGCCAGTCCACCACTCGCGAATAAGCTGAGAAACCCGCAATAACCAGCTTCGGCTTGTGCTCTTTGGCCAGACGCTCAACCTGATCGTAGTCGATTTCACCGGTTTCCGGGTTCAGACCGTACTGCACGGCGTTGAAAATTTTGCCGGAGAAGTTGGGCTTGGCGCCGTGGGTCAGATGACCGCCGTGGTCCAGGCTCATGCCCAGAATGGTGTCGCCAGGCTTGGCCAGGGCCAGATACACGCCAGCGTTGGCCTGTGATCCAGAATGGGGTTGCACGTTGGCGTAATCAGCGCCGAACAGTTGCTTGGCGCGGTCGATGGCCAATTGCTCCGCAACGTCGACGTGCTCGCAGCCGCCGTAGTAACGCTTGCCGGGATAGCCTTCCGCGTATTTGTTGGTCAAGACGCCGCCTTGCGCTTCCATCACCCGCGGGCTGACGTAGTTTTCGGAGGCGATCAATTCAATGTGTTCTTCCTGACGGCGCTTTTCCGCATTAATGGCCGCCGACAGCTCGGGATCGTAATCAGCGATCCGCATATCTTCGGTAAACATGGCTCGTGTTCCTCTTTCAGATTCTTATTTTGCGCAGATGAAGCGGGACGCGTGTGCGCCCCGCAGTACTGCTTAGTCCTCGTACTCAGTCATCGGAGGACATGCGCACACCAGGTTGCGGTCGCCGTAAACGTTGTCGATGCGACCTACCGGGCTCCAGTATTTGTCCGCTTTCAGCGCCTTCAACGGATACACGCCACGCTCGCGGCTGTATGGACGATCCCAGTCGCCCACCAGGTCCGCCGCTGTGTGCGGAGCATGGTGCAACGGGCTGTGATCCACGTCGTATTCGCCGTTCTCAATTGCGCGGATTTCCTCGCGGATAGCGATCATGGCGTCGCAGAAGCGATCCAGTTCCGCCAGAGACTCACTCTCGGTAGGCTCGATCATCAGTGTGCCAGGAACCGGGAATGACATGGTCGGCGCATGGAAGCCGAAGTCGATCAGGCGCTTGGCGATATCGTCAACGGTCACGCCGCAGCTGTCTTTGAACGGACGCACGTCGATGATGCACTCATGCGCCACGAAACCTTGCGACCCGGTATACAGCACGGGATAGTGCGGCTCCAGACGCTTGGCGATGTAGTTGGCGTTCAGAATCGCCGACTTGGTCGCTTCCGTCAGACCTTCGCCGCCCATCATGCGGATATAAGTCCAGGAAATGGGCAGAATGCCCGCGCTGCCCCAGGGCGCTGCGGAGATAGGCGCAATCGCTTTGTCCGCGGTCTCGCCCATGGCGCTGTGGCCAGGCAGGAACGGAGCCAGATGCGCCGCCACGCCGATAGGACCAACGCCGGGACCGCCGCCGCCGTGCGGGATACAGAATGTTTTGTGCAGGTTCAGGTGCGATACGTCACCGCCGAACTGACCGGGCTTACACAGGCCAACCATCGCGTTGAGGTTGGCGCCGTCGATGTATACCTGACCGCCGTGCTGATGCACGATGGAGCACACTTCGCGGATGCCTTCTTCAAATACGCCGTGAGTGGACGGATAAGTGGCCATCAACGCCGCCAGTTTGGCGCTGTGCTGTTCGGCTTTCAGACGCAGATCATTCAGATCCACGTTGCCGTTGTCGTCACACTTCACCGCTACGACTTTCATGCCGACCATCTGCGCAGACGCAGGGTTGGTGCCGTGTGCGGAATTGGGGATCAAACAGACGTCGCGATCGCCTTCTCCG
Coding sequences within:
- a CDS encoding L-serine ammonia-lyase is translated as MAVSVFDLLKIGIGPSSSHTVGPMKAVRQFLQGLQRDSLLEQVITIKAELFGSLAATGKGHGSDKAVMLGLEGETPEDVDTDDVEAKIERIRTRRRIRLLGLHEVDFVEKEHLLMNKRATLPYHPNGMRFTAFNHGAVALRTRTYYSVGGGFVLDEDAVGEDKIVPDTTPLPYAFRTAAQLLEHCRATGYSISRIMMENEKTWRSEEEVRKGLLRIWQVMQDCVENGCRKEGILPGGLKVKRRAAELHRALSRRPESAMKDPLNVLDWVNLYALAVNEENAAGGRVVTAPTNGAAGIIPAVLHYYDRFVGGANEDGIVRFLLTAAAIGVLYKEGASISGAEVGCQGEVGVACSMAAGALAEVLGGTPQQVENAAEVGMEHNLGLTCDPIGGLVQVPCIERNAMGSVKAINAARIALRGDGSHFVSLDKVIKTMKATGADMKTKYKETARGGLAVNVIEC
- the glyA gene encoding serine hydroxymethyltransferase, coding for MFTEDMRIADYDPELSAAINAEKRRQEEHIELIASENYVSPRVMEAQGGVLTNKYAEGYPGKRYYGGCEHVDVAEQLAIDRAKQLFGADYANVQPHSGSQANAGVYLALAKPGDTILGMSLDHGGHLTHGAKPNFSGKIFNAVQYGLNPETGEIDYDQVERLAKEHKPKLVIAGFSAYSRVVDWQRFRDIADSVGAYLIVDMAHVAGLVAAGLYPSPVQIADVTTTTTHKTLRGPRGGLILAKSNPEIEKKLQSLIFPGIQGGPLMHVIAAKAVAFKEALEPAFRDYQQQVVNNARAMADAVKARGYKVVSGGTDNHLFLIDLIDKGVTGKDADAALGRAYITVNKNTVPNDPQSPFVTSGLRIGTPGVTTRGFKEKEVVELANWICDVLDNMGDESVVEKVREKVLSICRDFPVYRANAKSGAAL